A genomic window from Deltaproteobacteria bacterium includes:
- a CDS encoding DUF2797 domain-containing protein has product MQKSGQVRKMVSEIGDPIQYWLPLGEERVFMNELIGKDITFRYDGLITCILCERKTKKSFNQGFCYPCMINAPEASECIIKPELCQGHLGGGRDPEWEQKHHVQPHYVYLALSSAVKVGITRETQVPTRWIDQGASKAILLAQTPNRYLCGALEVSLKEHFTDRTNWRKMLKNEVLQDVNLAQVKDEIKDKIKPEFHEYLTGDVEVTDLLYPVEAYPEKVKSVGFDKLPEITGQLRGIKGQYLLLDDNRVLNMRKHTGYHIDVSA; this is encoded by the coding sequence ATGCAGAAAAGCGGACAAGTTAGAAAAATGGTTTCTGAAATAGGAGACCCCATTCAGTATTGGCTCCCTCTTGGTGAAGAGCGAGTTTTTATGAATGAACTCATCGGCAAGGATATTACCTTTCGCTACGATGGCCTCATTACTTGTATTCTTTGCGAACGTAAAACAAAGAAGTCCTTTAATCAGGGATTTTGTTACCCCTGTATGATCAATGCCCCTGAGGCGTCTGAGTGCATTATCAAGCCCGAGCTGTGCCAAGGTCATCTTGGTGGCGGGCGAGACCCCGAGTGGGAACAGAAGCACCATGTTCAACCGCACTATGTATACCTCGCTCTTTCCAGCGCAGTAAAAGTGGGTATCACGCGGGAAACTCAGGTGCCGACTCGATGGATCGATCAGGGCGCGTCAAAAGCTATTTTATTGGCACAGACTCCGAACCGATATCTCTGTGGGGCACTTGAGGTTTCGCTGAAGGAGCATTTCACCGATCGAACCAATTGGCGGAAGATGCTTAAAAACGAAGTTCTGCAGGACGTGAACTTGGCGCAGGTAAAAGACGAGATTAAAGATAAAATCAAGCCGGAGTTTCACGAGTATCTTACCGGCGATGTAGAGGTGACCGACCTACTTTATCCAGTCGAAGCCTATCCTGAAAAAGTGAAGAGTGTTGGCTTTGATAAATTGCCCGAGATAACGGGTCAGCTGCGTGGCATCAAGGGGCAATACCTTCTTCTCGATGATAATCGTGTTCTCAATATGCGAAAGCATACAGGTTATCATATTGACGTGAGCGCTTAG
- a CDS encoding NAD(P)-binding protein codes for MKSSNQWDHIVVGAGAAGSAIAARLSEDRGRNVLLLEAGPDYPDSTKLPKDITNGKRNSMFKHDWGFMHTTNSQQKVPFKLPRGRVVGGSSAVNTCIALRGIPQDYDEWADMGLDEWTWDKCLPAFKKLEADQDFNDEYHNQKGPITIRRHPPEELVPWQAAFLEACDELGYPKCEDHNNPNQTGAGPHAMNKVNGVRFSAAMGYLTPAVRSRANLTIKPDSLAHRVIFYNGQAIGIEVERNGEVQTFFSESIIIACGSIATPGLLLRSGIGAKDDVYRLGVSLVSDVPGVGSRLLDHPGAAFFLAPRPGIARRNDPLIQTLLRYTSEPGAFPNDMQIQPGSCLTLPWGNITAVTMMTCVEKTKGVGKIRWTSAWPHAKPIVESNILDHPEDRRLAVDGLSRAYELTQSKAMRKLAVPVAPMGRILKDKRKLDEWIRTYSDSGYHPCGTVPMGPESDPMAALDQYCRVRGTKGLIVADASIFPTVPSVNIHLPTIMVGERVADFIRSGTI; via the coding sequence ATGAAAAGCAGTAATCAATGGGATCACATCGTAGTTGGAGCTGGAGCCGCTGGCTCTGCTATCGCCGCCCGCTTGTCGGAGGACCGCGGCCGTAACGTTTTACTTCTTGAGGCCGGGCCAGATTATCCTGACTCAACCAAGCTGCCCAAAGACATCACAAACGGTAAACGGAACTCGATGTTCAAGCATGACTGGGGCTTCATGCATACGACGAACTCCCAACAGAAGGTGCCCTTTAAATTGCCGCGAGGAAGAGTCGTGGGTGGCTCCTCTGCCGTGAACACCTGTATCGCGCTGCGAGGAATACCGCAGGATTACGATGAATGGGCCGATATGGGTCTCGATGAATGGACCTGGGACAAATGTCTTCCAGCATTCAAAAAGTTAGAAGCCGACCAAGATTTTAATGACGAGTACCATAATCAAAAAGGGCCCATTACCATTCGCCGGCATCCACCAGAAGAGTTGGTGCCTTGGCAAGCTGCGTTCCTAGAAGCTTGTGATGAACTCGGTTACCCAAAGTGCGAAGACCACAATAATCCGAATCAAACGGGTGCTGGGCCTCACGCGATGAACAAAGTCAATGGCGTACGATTCAGCGCCGCCATGGGCTACCTCACGCCAGCTGTGCGTTCGCGGGCCAACCTCACGATTAAACCGGATAGTCTCGCGCACCGAGTGATTTTCTACAATGGTCAAGCCATTGGCATTGAAGTCGAGCGCAATGGCGAGGTGCAAACCTTCTTCAGCGAGAGCATTATCATCGCTTGCGGATCAATCGCGACCCCAGGTCTGCTCCTGCGTTCTGGAATCGGTGCAAAAGATGATGTCTACCGTTTGGGTGTTTCACTCGTATCTGATGTGCCTGGCGTAGGCAGCCGCCTTTTAGACCACCCTGGCGCGGCTTTCTTCTTAGCCCCACGCCCCGGTATCGCCCGTAGAAACGACCCTCTGATTCAAACGCTTCTGCGTTACACCTCTGAGCCCGGGGCATTCCCCAATGATATGCAAATCCAGCCAGGTTCATGTCTGACACTTCCTTGGGGCAATATTACGGCTGTGACCATGATGACTTGTGTGGAAAAGACCAAGGGCGTTGGTAAAATTCGATGGACTTCAGCTTGGCCTCACGCCAAGCCCATTGTTGAATCTAATATATTAGACCACCCGGAAGACCGCCGCCTTGCTGTGGACGGACTCTCGCGTGCCTATGAACTGACTCAATCCAAAGCGATGCGTAAGCTTGCGGTTCCTGTTGCACCCATGGGACGTATCCTCAAGGATAAGAGAAAACTCGACGAGTGGATACGCACATACAGCGACAGCGGTTACCACCCATGTGGTACCGTGCCTATGGGACCTGAAAGCGATCCCATGGCTGCTCTTGACCAGTACTGCAGAGTGCGTGGCACCAAAGGGCTTATCGTGGCAGATGCAAGCATCTTTCCTACCGTGCCTTCGGTCAACATCCACCTGCCTACTATCATGGTTGGTGAACGGGTCGCTGACTTTATCCGCAGTGGAACTATTTAG
- a CDS encoding cytochrome P450 translates to MSEDYIDIYEPKQYVSGIPYDKYKVLRARSPVVFQRETDGSGYWAVMKHADVLFASKKPKIFSSYQAGINIPDPIEEDLDIARMILINMDPPQHAKYRKLVSTGFTPKMTQRLDGPIRAAVKTILDRVSGEKEVDFVGEIASQLPLFLIADLIGWPEADRPLMFEWSDRVSRIDHAPEDARMAAMEFFGYCTDLLESLEEKSEKGERPDDLVHVLMDAQIDGEKLNSMEIVNFLLLLAIGGNETTRNCIAGGYLALHEFPKQMERFASDPIGHGRLATEEMLRWTSPIIAFRRTAMEDTELSGQKITTGDKVVLYYASANRDEEVFDDADVFDITREKNPHVSFGAGTHFCLGSTLARMEIRILFEELLRRFPKMSIVGDVTRLDSNYVNGTVSFMVSPGPDTDA, encoded by the coding sequence ATGAGCGAAGATTACATCGATATCTATGAACCCAAGCAATATGTTTCAGGTATTCCGTATGACAAATACAAAGTGTTGCGAGCGCGCTCACCTGTCGTTTTTCAAAGAGAAACCGATGGGTCAGGGTATTGGGCCGTCATGAAGCATGCGGATGTTTTATTCGCGTCGAAAAAACCCAAGATATTTTCATCTTATCAAGCTGGTATCAATATCCCGGACCCCATTGAAGAGGATTTGGATATCGCTCGGATGATCCTGATCAATATGGATCCACCCCAGCACGCAAAATATAGAAAGCTGGTTTCCACAGGCTTCACTCCCAAAATGACACAGAGACTTGATGGGCCGATTCGTGCCGCGGTGAAGACCATTCTTGACCGAGTCTCAGGAGAAAAAGAAGTCGACTTCGTGGGCGAAATTGCTAGCCAGCTTCCGCTTTTTCTCATCGCGGATTTGATTGGGTGGCCTGAAGCAGACAGACCTTTGATGTTTGAATGGAGTGACCGTGTATCTCGCATCGATCATGCACCCGAGGATGCTCGCATGGCAGCCATGGAGTTTTTTGGATACTGCACAGATTTACTGGAGTCGCTGGAAGAAAAATCAGAAAAAGGCGAGAGACCGGATGATTTAGTGCATGTGCTTATGGACGCACAAATCGATGGTGAAAAATTGAACTCGATGGAGATTGTTAATTTTTTACTCTTGCTTGCGATTGGTGGCAATGAAACCACGCGCAACTGTATCGCGGGCGGTTACTTAGCGCTTCACGAATTTCCTAAGCAGATGGAGCGTTTCGCATCTGACCCGATTGGGCATGGCAGGCTTGCAACGGAAGAGATGTTACGATGGACCTCTCCTATCATTGCCTTTCGACGAACCGCCATGGAAGATACCGAACTCTCGGGTCAAAAAATAACGACTGGTGATAAAGTCGTTCTTTATTATGCCTCCGCCAATCGAGATGAAGAGGTATTCGATGATGCGGACGTATTTGATATTACGCGTGAGAAAAATCCACATGTGTCTTTCGGGGCCGGAACGCATTTTTGCCTGGGCTCAACTCTTGCCCGTATGGAAATCAGAATTTTATTTGAAGAACTGCTTCGGCGCTTCCCGAAGATGTCCATCGTTGGAGATGTCACTCGGCTCGACAGCAATTATGTGAATGGAACCGTGAGCTTTATGGTATCGCCTGGTCCAGACACCGACGCTTAA
- a CDS encoding Kazal domain-containing protein, whose amino-acid sequence MRQAAYVAFDSAGPCGDASEGQQCGGAFDTQCEGNLVCDLSANTTCSDDLVGTCVERIRIMCTREWVPVCGCDGETYGNDCERRAAFVAFSAGGECGSNSSAGTGSIND is encoded by the coding sequence ATGCGTCAGGCAGCTTACGTTGCTTTCGATAGCGCGGGACCTTGTGGTGACGCATCAGAAGGCCAGCAGTGCGGCGGAGCATTCGACACGCAGTGTGAAGGCAACTTGGTTTGTGACTTAAGTGCGAACACCACATGCAGTGACGACCTCGTCGGAACATGCGTTGAACGTATTCGCATCATGTGTACCCGCGAATGGGTTCCAGTATGCGGCTGCGATGGTGAGACTTACGGAAACGATTGTGAGCGACGCGCAGCATTCGTAGCCTTCTCAGCAGGCGGTGAGTGCGGAAGCAACTCAAGTGCAGGCACAGGCTCAATCAACGATTGA